A genomic segment from Triticum dicoccoides isolate Atlit2015 ecotype Zavitan chromosome 1A, WEW_v2.0, whole genome shotgun sequence encodes:
- the LOC119273634 gene encoding tubulin beta-1 chain-like, translating into MGSMHTGPYGQIFRLDNFVFGQSGAGNNWAKGPYTEGGELIDSVLDVVREEAENCAASKVCHSLGGGTGSKIREEYPGRMMLTFSVFPSPKVSDTVVEPYNVTLSVHQLVENADECMVLDNKVLYDICFRTLKLTTPSCKQICDIKLYYLPVLFYLPVLFY; encoded by the exons ATGGGCTCCATGCACACGGGGCCCTACGGCCAGATCTTCCGCCTCGACAACTTTGTCTTCGGCCAGTCCGGCGCCGGCAACAACTGGGCCAAGGGCCCCTACACCGAGGGCGGGGAGCTCATCGACTCCGTCCTCGACGTCGTCCGCGAGGAGGCCGAGAACTGCGCTGCCTCCAAG GTGTGCCACTCCCTCGGCGGGGGCACCGGTTCCAAGATCAGGGAGGAGTACCCGGGCCGGATGATGCTCACCTTCTCCGTGTTCCCATCTCCAAAGGTCTCTGACACGGTGGTCGAGCCCTACAACGTCACTCTCTCGGTTCACCAGCTGGTGGAGAACGCCGACGAGTGCATGGTGCTGGACAACAAGGTGCTCTACGACATTTGCTTCCGCACCCTCAAGCTAACCACACCTAGCTGTAAGCAAATCTGTGACATCAAGCTATATTACCTGCCTGTACTTTTTTACCTGCCTGTACTTTTTTACTAA